A part of Rhodoflexus caldus genomic DNA contains:
- the tssD gene encoding type VI secretion system tube protein TssD, which produces MSFQAILKVGGKEIELLNCSYSFGQTTNERGMPSSDVFAGGITMTFEATDDDTTVLEWMVDPRKVLDGSIVFKRINDESTFKEVKFEKAYCVSFSESFTNSGGAHSTITISISAKKITVGNVTHDSRWPVSV; this is translated from the coding sequence ATGTCTTTTCAGGCTATTTTGAAAGTCGGCGGCAAAGAAATTGAGCTGCTCAACTGTAGTTACTCATTCGGGCAAACCACCAATGAGCGCGGCATGCCTTCGTCCGATGTATTTGCAGGCGGAATCACCATGACATTTGAAGCAACCGACGATGATACAACTGTATTGGAATGGATGGTTGACCCTCGAAAGGTGCTCGATGGCAGTATTGTATTTAAGCGCATCAACGACGAATCTACCTTCAAAGAGGTGAAGTTTGAAAAAGCGTATTGCGTTTCCTTCTCCGAATCGTTTACCAACTCGGGCGGGGCACACAGCACTATCACCATCAGCATTTCGGCCAAGAAAATAACGGTGGGCAATGTAACGCACGACTCCCGCTGGCCGGTGAGCGTTTAG
- a CDS encoding TssN family type VI secretion system protein, which yields MNLNMPSAPAPPTPNIPSTPPRAWKSSLIYWLIATVILFAVGLLGMLGNSYPVGAYIAMQLICLLLGIVHLRMMYRTLEWPRPLRFLPEFAFSLGIGLSAAAAMIAFYVLWAQSSAWIYASAFLLFPLPFVLYIAFEYYWAIPARQYKIWYYPLEKEMPDMDMLDLSKIIIINFEFTRTVGEQALTQFKAKAPAKMLFADLFFIFLNDYNERHSNSTIQVTDERGRPYGWLFFSKGKWWQRRRYFDPEADFEQNRIREGEQITALRTPPFKAED from the coding sequence ATGAATCTGAACATGCCATCAGCGCCTGCTCCGCCTACTCCGAATATTCCAAGCACGCCGCCGCGGGCGTGGAAATCTTCCTTGATTTATTGGCTGATTGCTACCGTTATTTTATTTGCCGTCGGTTTGTTGGGTATGCTGGGCAACAGCTACCCTGTGGGGGCTTACATTGCCATGCAGCTTATTTGCCTGCTGCTGGGCATTGTGCATTTGCGGATGATGTACCGCACGCTGGAATGGCCGCGACCGTTGCGCTTTCTGCCGGAATTTGCCTTTTCGCTGGGTATTGGGTTGAGTGCCGCCGCTGCCATGATTGCGTTTTATGTGTTGTGGGCGCAAAGCAGTGCATGGATTTATGCCAGTGCTTTTTTGCTGTTTCCGCTGCCTTTTGTGCTGTACATCGCTTTTGAATATTATTGGGCTATTCCCGCTCGGCAATATAAGATTTGGTATTATCCGCTGGAAAAGGAAATGCCCGATATGGACATGCTCGACTTGTCAAAAATTATCATCATCAACTTTGAATTTACCCGCACCGTAGGCGAACAGGCACTGACGCAATTCAAGGCAAAAGCCCCCGCCAAAATGCTGTTCGCCGACTTGTTTTTCATATTTCTGAACGATTACAACGAGCGTCATTCCAACAGCACCATCCAAGTTACCGATGAGCGAGGCAGACCTTACGGCTGGCTGTTTTTCAGCAAAGGCAAATGGTGGCAGCGCCGCCGCTATTTTGACCCGGAAGCCGATTTTGAGCAAAACCGCATCCGCGAAGGGGAGCAAATTACGGCGCTGCGCACCCCGCCTTTCAAAGCTGAAGACTAA
- a CDS encoding GPW/gp25 family protein yields the protein MMQNPYYTLPLDLELLTQKKQHPRCSLKESIYQHIYLILTTFTRENRFDETFGCDIWDNDFETNTGILWRDQMRQSITRAVAAHEKRLININVKIETEEVQTLHNGNPRIRKRLGVWVEGFTRQTNERFEFFESIFISPLALD from the coding sequence ATGATGCAAAATCCATACTATACCTTACCTCTTGATTTGGAGCTGCTCACCCAAAAAAAACAGCATCCCCGATGCTCGCTCAAAGAGTCTATCTATCAGCATATCTACCTTATTTTGACCACTTTTACCCGCGAAAACCGATTTGACGAAACCTTTGGCTGCGACATATGGGATAACGATTTTGAAACCAATACAGGCATTTTATGGCGCGACCAGATGCGGCAATCCATTACTCGTGCCGTTGCCGCTCACGAAAAGCGCCTGATAAACATCAATGTTAAAATTGAAACCGAAGAGGTACAAACCCTGCACAACGGCAATCCCCGCATACGCAAGCGGTTGGGAGTGTGGGTGGAAGGTTTCACGCGCCAAACCAATGAGCGCTTTGAGTTCTTTGAGTCCATTTTTATTTCTCCGCTGGCATTAGACTAA